The Suncus etruscus isolate mSunEtr1 chromosome 14, mSunEtr1.pri.cur, whole genome shotgun sequence genome contains a region encoding:
- the ATMIN gene encoding ATM interactor: MHLVKSHRLQDGIVNPTVRKDLKTAPKFYCCPIEGCPRGPDRPFSQFSLVKQHFMKMHAEKKHKCTKCGNSYGTEWDLKRHTEDCGKTFQCTCGCPYASRTALQSHIYRTGHEIPAEHRDPPSKRRKMESCLHNQKLASQTGESLTIQPGPQADPQELEAADVKLVAPLEAPASGKPPLPTAPRYPPKLLLPKPRVALVKLPVMQFSSVPVLVPTTDSSAPPVVLGVEPQASASGALHFLPLSIGTLILGLDSEACTLKDSPLLSKVGAPVPVESISTGVQVNLGKVASAPAQDLGPMCPKSSVSSSANVQTDLLPAARHLLPSTSWASPDTSVSSCSQTDLTFASQVSLPISVQTQTLVPSTKATATIAAQTDAFLDVSFPAAGISRETQTLRNPTTTTMTTDGRVHMDQAVMCDDLFASPYDVSPAIISSSSLVAHDLLPQNQSKALDQEVGKPTPLLNFSSPNSILPSQNMTDNQTQTMDLLSDLENILSSNLPAQPLDNRSLLSEANTGPNSQLPTGPAQNPTIDFDIEEFFSASNIQTQTEERGLGTIAPEPVLESLDIETQTDFLLADPSAPSYGCRPHSNFLGLEMFDTQTQTDLNFFLDSSPHLPLGSLLKHSSFSVSTDSSDTETQTEGPATAAAKSLPTLESKVQLSSAETQTMRSGFEALGSLFFTSNETQTAMDDFLLADLAWNTMESQFSSVETQTCAELHSVPNF, from the exons ATGCACCTGGTCAAGAGCCACCGGCTGCAG gaTGGCATTGTAAATCCGACAGTCAGAAAAGATTTGAAAACGGCCCCAAAATTCTACTGCTGCCCAATTGAAGGGTGCCCTCGGGGGCCAGACAGACCCTTCTCTCAGTTTTCTCTCGTAAAGCAG CACTTTATGAAAATGCACGCAGAGAAGAAGCACAAATGTACTAAGTGTGGCAACTCCTATGGCACCGAGTGGGACCTGAAGCGCCACACTGAGGACTGTGGGAAGACCTTCCAGTGCACCTGTGGCTGCCCCTATGCTAGCAGAACTGCCCTCCAGTCCCACATCTACCGCACCGGCCATGAGATCCCTGCAGAACACAG GGACCCGCCCAGCAAGAGAAGGAAAATGGAAAGTTGTCTGCACAACCAGAAGCTGGCCAGTCAAACTGGGGAGTCCTTGACCATCCAGCCAGGCCCCCAAGCAGACCCTCAGGAACTCGAAGCTGCGGATGTAAAGTTGGTTGCTCCATTGGAAGCCCCAGCCTCGGGAAAGCCGCCTCTTCCTACAGCCCCACGCTACCCTCCGAAGTTGCTCCTGCCAAAGCCCCGGGTGGCCTTGGTGAAGCTCCCGGTGATGCAGTTCTCCTCAGTGCCTGTGTTGGTGCCCACGACCGACTCCTCAGCCCCACCTGTGGTGCTGGGTGTGGAGCCCCAGGCCTCGGCCTCTGGGGCCCTGCACTTTCTGCCCTTGTCCATAGGAACATTGATTCTCGGCCTGGACTCCGAGGCCTGCACCCTCAAGGATAGTCCCCTGCTTTCCAAAGTTGGGGCTCCCGTGCCAGTTGAATCCATCAGTACGGGCGTTCAGGTTAACTTGGGCAAAGTGGCATCTGCTCCAGCCCAGGACCTGGGTCCCATGTGTCCGAAGAGCAGCGTTTCTTCCTCAGCCAACGTCCAGACAGACCTGTTGCCTGCTGCCCGGCACCTGCTCCCTTCCACTTCATGGGCCAGCCCTGACACCTCCGTGTCCTCCTGCTCTCAGACCGATCTGACCTTCGCctcccaagtctccctccccaTTAGTGTCCAAACTCAGACTCTGGTGCCCAGCACTAAGGCAACAGCCACCATTGCTGCTCAGACAGACGCATTTCTTGATGTTTCTTTCCCAGCTGCAGGAATCTCCCGAGAAACTCAGACACTACGGAATCCAACGACGACAACGATGACAACAGATGGGCGCGTCCACATGGACCAGGCTGTGATGTGTGACGACCTGTTTGCATCACCCTATGATGTCTCTCCAGCCATCATCAGCAGTAGTAGCTTGGTTGCTCATGACTTGTTACCTCAGAACCAGTCCAAGGCTTTAGACCAAGAGGTGGGGAAACCCACACCCCTTCTGAACTTCAGTTCCCCCAACAGTATCCTTCCTTCCCAGAACATGACAGATAATCAGACCCAAACCATGGATTTACTCAGTGATTTGGAAAACATCTTGTCAAGCAACCTCCCTGCTCAGCCCCTCGACAATCGGAGTCTTTTGTCAGAAGCAAACACTGGGCCCAACAGCCAGCTCCCCACAGGGCCAGCCCAGAACCCCACCATCGACTTCGACATCGAAGAGTTCTTCTCTGCCTCTAACATCCAGACCCAGACCGAGGAGCGGGGCCTCGGCACCATAGCCCCCGAGCCTGTCCTGGAGTCTCTGGATATTGAGACCCAGACGGATTTCCTCCTGGCCGACCCATCCGCCCCGTCCTATGGCTGCCGGCCTCATTCCAACTTCCTTGGCCTGGAGATGTTCGACACCCAGACACAGACGGACCTCAACTTCTTCCTAGACAGCAGCCCTCACCTACCACTGGGCAGCCTCCTCAAGCACTCCAGCTTCTCTGTGAGCACCGACTCctcagacacagagacacagacagaaggGCCGGCCACCGCCGCCGCCAAGAGCCTCCCCACACTCGAAAGCAAAGTGCAGCTGAGCAGTGCCGAGACTCAGACCATGAGGTCAGGCTTTGAAGCCCTGGGCAGCTTGTTCTTCACCAGCAACGAGACACAGACAGCCATGGATGACTTCCTCTTAGCTGATTTGGCCTGGAACACCATGGAGTCACAGTTCAGCTCTGTGGAGACCCAGACATGTGCAGAATTGCACTCTGTCCCCAACTTCTGA